ATTTATTGAGTCTTAACACTTTACCCTTTTGCTTGATATGAGGTGGTGCACGAATATATATCTCCTCTTTAAGATCAGCGTATAGGTAAGCGGATGAAATATCCAATTGTTTGATAATTAAATTATGATCTAGTGCTACAGCTAACACTGTCATAAGCGCCATATTGTTGATGGTATCTTGTTGTCTATCTTTCGAATAAGTGCTGAGGTCTTGTTGGTCTCCTCTTGCAACCAATCTACACTTCTTCGTACCATCTCTTTTAATGCTGAACACTAGCATTGGGTTAATCACTTTATTTCGGTCTACCTCCGAAATATCTATTAATTTATTTTCGTCCCAGACATGCATTTTACGCATCtgattgatttctttgttaaAGGCTTGAGTAAACTGATCTCTCAATAGCTTGTTTTTATTACCGGTAATTGCTTGTGAGTATGATAGTGTGGCATCCTCGGAATAGGGGATTGTATCATGATCTGTTACTGCTTTTACATAGTTTACTCGAAATCTCTTTTCTGatccttcttctggatcttcGACTGTCTCAGTGATTTTCCGTTTTAATTGTTTGTGCGCATCTTGTAACGGATTGAAGTCGTCGTTTGGGTGTTTGTGGGCTGtgaattcttctgctgtaGTTTGCTCACTTTCTGTGTTTGGATTGTGTGATACTTGTGAGTCTTGGGCGCTAGCTAACTTCGTTGAGTCGCTATCtgattcttttgttgaatcaTCTTTCGGATCTGAGTGTATTTCCCCACCCCCGCATGAAGGTACATCTTGTGTATCAAGATTTTCTTCATGTCTCACGGTGTCCGAATCATTGGTTGAggatttgttcttttcagaCTCATGTACTGTTAGTTTTCGTCTCTTATTGTGAGATTCCGTGGTGAATTCTGGTTCGTTATTTTCTTCCTGATTGTTCGAACTCATCTTAGTTTGTGCTTTATGTAACCATTTTCCAACTTGTTCATAGAATTCCTTTTCGGTGATCCCTTCAGGCCCGTTTTTGTAAAATGGTCTGAAGTCTGTTGTGTCAACaagtttgtttgtttcagCATCCAGGATAATATATCCGTAGGATTCTTGTGATGGATGTAAAAGATAACCAAGTTTTGCTCTATTATCGAGTTTAGAGTTTGTATTTATACGATAACAAGCTAGTTGACCAAACGCATGTATATGTTTTAATTTAGGTGGCTTAATGCCAGCCTTCTCGATTGGTGAACACTTTAGCTTTTCCTTATAAGTATGGTTTAAATCGTATACGACATGCTCTATTGCATGATACCAGAATTCCTTGGATAGTCCTGTTTCGTCTAACAACGTACGGCATCGGTCAAGTAGAGTTCTGTTTAGTCGTTCAGCGACTCCATTGCCTCTTGAATCAGCTACTGTTGTGTAAATTAGTTTGACTCCGCGACTTTTTAGTACCTGTCGGATCCATTCACTTGTGTATTCTGATCCTCTATCCATGTGGAAAACTTTTATTCGTTTGTTATATTGAGTCCgagtttgttttattatgGTAAGAAATGCTACTCTGACTTGCCTTTCTGTTTTTAGATATAATGGGATAGTCCACGTATATCTAGTACATTCGTCAGTGAAAGTAATCATATACCTATAACTTTTAGAATCTTCACTTAGTCTTATTGGTCCAAATATGTctgtgtgtatatattcgAAAGGGCCATACTTTTCGTTGTATTGGTCTCTAGAATTCTTGATGTGTGGATGCCTTGAAGCTTTTCCTTTCATGCATGATTCACATTGGAATTCGTCGATCCCTTCCCAGTTAACATCGGACATTGATAAATCTTCAATTCCGCCTCTTTTAACTGTTTCTCTAACACATCTGACATTTGTGTGTCCTAGACGCCTGTGTAATTCTCTTAATGTGACCTTATATTTCTTGGATTTCGTTGTTTGATAGACTTTGTGTTCTTCAGTTGGTAATTGAATGTGATTACCTGAAATCCACAATAActtgtctttcttgaagataGACGTAATTGTTTCACCATTTAATGATTTTATATTGTCACAAGTTTCATCAACGTATAGGTTATTCTCATATAGTGACGCTAATggtattatatttattttgattgatGGTACAATCATCGCTTTCATTTCAATTgaaatgttttcattcaatttaAGTTTTAGGattccttctccttcaactgtaatttcattttgtcCTGCTGCAAGCAATTTAATGTTGGATTCATCTTTGATATTGTATAGCAATTTTTTGTTAGGAACCAACGCTACGGTTGTTCCAGAATCTAGCATGATATCTCTGACATTCTCGAGATAGAAACATTTCTGATTAATCTGAACTAAGAAAACATGAATCAGTTCCTGACGAAACGTCATCAAATtcattgtttgttgttgaattttGCTCAATGTAATTAACTTTACCTTTCTTCTTAGTTGTTACATGCTTATTGTGAGTCTTGCCGGATTTAGTTGACCTATTCGTTGCATTGTGAGCTCGACTCCAACTATTACTAGTTTTTGTTGGACTTTTCTTActttctttatcttctcTGCGATTATGgttacttttactttttacTGGTTTCTTAGATTCATTGTGTAACAATTTCAAGGCGGTTGGTAGATTGATGTCTTCATTGATCTCCAGTTCCTTTTTTAACTTCTCACATTTGTTGGCATAGTTTTCTATCATCATTTTTTCTAGACATTCTAATAACATCTCAAAGTCATGATGTTTCTtactacaaaagaagttgcgGTACACATTGTTTCCTTCCTTCCATAATTTCCCAATTTCCGATGAAGACATATATTTGTTAGTTTGATTGATAGCTTCTCTCCATATTTCtctatttttgttcctccGGTCATATGCTGTCAATAGTTCCAATGCTATAATGTTAGAAGAGTCGTCCGTATTGTATGGTGTAAACTCTACCCAGGCTGGACAGCATTCTTCTGGGATACATTTTTTCCACATACGTATGATGTATGAGTTTAACCTTTTGTTATTCATTATGACAGAGGACCAATTATTCTCTTTGTTGGGAACGTAACTCTCTAGTCCAGATATTTTAATTTGTACAATTAGGCACTTGACCCAATCGTCgaattcatcttctgtaTCGATTATTGGTAGATAAACAATCTTCCTAATTTTAGCATTCGGGAAGGCTTTGAAACTGATGTAATCACTTTCTCCAGAAATCGTATCCTTTAGTTCAGGATCAGAAGACGAATTATATTGATATCTGTATTCTCTGTCGAACTCTTCATAGGTTAATCCTCCGAAGACTTCTCTTTCACTTTGAGGATCTGAGTAAGGATCAATAGGTTTATCCTTTTGAATACTCGAGATAGGTGCACCATCATCACTACCGATATTTAGTTTTCTCATTTCCTCTCGGATACCTCTTGTCGGATCATTACTCCCTTGTGGAGACTCTGCGGCGCTACCATGTAGTGATTGGGTATATTTCCAGTCACGTGTCTTATAATCAAGATCTCTGGTATCTGATGAATCCATGTTGTTTATTAGCTATATATCTAGTAATGTATGCTGATGCACCTGGGGATCTTGCATGACTATGTTAAGGTCGTCATTGCCTAGATCTAGTGCCtccttatataataatctAGATCTGATGGTGATGTCACCCCCTGTGACACCCCCTATCATCCATTAGGATACTTAGCCGCCTATTGCATTAGTAGTTACCCTACTATAAATATGCTCCGTCTCAACAATATTTAGTTTATTATCGTTAATCTCTCACAGATGAAGCGGTGGCTCAATGGTAGAGCTTTCGACTCCAGTTAAATCCTGGAAATTTCTAAGGAAAACAATTGCAATCGAAGGGTTGCAGGTTCAATTCCTGTCcgtttcatttttgttttttttattttttggcCTTTGTCTTCAAGTGAGGCTTCTTTAGGTAATAGTGGTGTTTCTATTACCTAAGCAAAACGCTATGCAATaagttcttgttcttgagATGATCAAATATTACCAAATAATCTACATCTCTTTCatactctttttcttcgttCCATTTTTAATATCTTGACTGCACAATAGACTTTTAAAATTATAAGCTCAAAACAAAGcattaatatataatatataataatatattcaTCTCTGAGCAGAAGTTGAATAAAAAAGTGTGGACTTTCTTCTAAAAGGAGAATTACTTAGCTATAAAGAGCCGATAATACATATTATCAAAAACAGCTTGATTGACTGGGAAGAAATATATACCATGGCTGAAGGAGAAAAGCATCACGCAGATTACACGTCTTTCCAAACTTCGgacaagaaagaagctcTTGAACAGCTTGTACTATCCTATGAAGCACTATCAGAAGGACAAGACAACTGGGTTTGCAATCTAGCTAACGCGGCATCATTGATCTGGCACTGTTACATATCTCTTGGTATCAATGTTAACTGGGCTGGTTTCTACGTAACGCAGAGCCAGAACAAGCACGAATTAATTTTAGGTCCTTTTCAAGGTAAAGTGGCATGTCAATTAATTCAGTTTGGGAAGGGTGTATGTGGAACAGCAGCATCTACGAAAGATACACAGCTAGTACCTGATGTAGAGAAATTCCCAGGTCATATAGCATGTGACGGAGAAACGAAGAGTGAGATTGTTGTTCCTATCGTTAAAGATAATGAGACGGTAGGCGTCATAGATATTGACTGTCTAGACTACAATGGCTTTACTGAATTAGATCAGGAATATCTAGAAAGGCTAGCCACATTGATATCGAAGACCTGCACTTTTTAGAAAATTACGTACCATACCTACTTTTGTAAAAATATACTGATATTCTATTCCAAAGGTACGGTTTACTACGCTGTGTGTTTCGGTAGATgtacatttttttgaatgtaaaaaaataaaattgatTTCGCCCAGGATCGAACTGGGGACGTTCTGCGTGTTAAGCAGATGCCATAACCAACTAGACCACGAAACCAATTTGTTGAATACTAACCAGTATAGAAAGTAATATTACGAGCTTTTGAGATCACATATAGAGAAACATTTCAAAGCATGGAAACaatgaataaaataatGTCAGTGTACAGAAGTATAAAGAGTATCTAAGGGCtgacttcttcaagtaaTTAAACAAATATAACCTaacatttttattttttcctaGCTAAATATAGAGCAAAAAGAACTATCTGAAATGAATGATTGTTGTTATCAAATTTAAAGGCTTAAAACGGTGCGGGATATCTGTCCCTTGTACTTTAATATCTTGCATATGAATTATAAATAATATTTACAGAGATGGTTCTGCAGAAATGGTTAACAGTAGAATTTTTATTGATGGCCCAATTGGTGTCAGTTTAAGTTTTGTATCCTAGTGGGCCCTTTATTCTTtacttttatttctttttcattcttaaaattttcaattttttctttgatacgatgcgatgagatgcgatgagatggaATGAATATGAACATATACATATCTGATAGAAACAAGACTGAATGAGTAAGAATTATTAGAACGTGTAGTTCGGGCTCAAAGATAGTAGGATCAACACGCAAAAACATGGCTAGAAAAGCATCTTCCAAAGTTGCTGTCGAACCAGTGAAGTCcactgaaaaaaagagagtatTGGAGGAGAATGATGCTTCCGATTCGGAGGATGAGAGAATTGAAGTAGATGGCCTAATTGCCGAAGAAAGTAGCGATGAAGAAGCATCTGCTGCCGAAGAATCACCAGAAGACGGatcagatgaagaagaagaagattctgaTGCTGAATTCAACAAACTTCTTGCAGAGGAGGAGGGctctgatgaagaagagtacAACACCTCTGACTTCTCAGAAGCAGACGATGGCCATTCTATCACAGATAGACTATCTAACGTGAAGATAACAACGATTCCTGAATCTGAAAATGGCAACGTTACAGTCACCAAATATTCTGATGGTAGACCAAGAATTATTAAACCTGAAATTAACCCTATCTACGATAGTGATGATAGTGATGTAGAAACCAAGAACACTATCGGTAACATCCCATTATCAGCTTACGATGAAATGCCTCATATCGGTTACGATATTAATGGTAAAAGAATTATGAGACCTGCCAAGGGTTCGGCTTTGGATGACTTGCTAGAAAGCATAGAATTACCAGAAGGGTGGACAGGTTTGCTAGATAAAGAGAGCGGTGCTTCCTTAAACTTGACAGAGGAAGAACTAGAGTTGATCAATaaactacaaaagaacGAACAAACTGATGAATCTGTTAATCCGTATGAACCATTAATTGACTGGTTCACTAGACATGAGTCTGTAATGCCTGTCACTGCAGTTCCAGAGCCAAAGAGAAGATTTGTTCCATCCAAACATGAAGCAAAGCGCGTGATGAAGATTGTTAGAGCTATTAGAGAGGGTCGTATCATTCCAccaaagaaattgaaggaacTTAGAGcaaaggaagaacaagaaaatcATAACTACGACTTATGGGAAAACTCAGAAGAATCTTCTGACCATATTATGAACCTAAGAGCTCCAAAACTTCCACCTCCAACTAACGAGGAGTCTTACAATCCACCAGAAGAATATTTATTAACTCCcgaagagaaagaagcatgggaaaaaatggaaccaagtgaaagagaaagaaatttCTTACCTCAAAAGTACGGTGCTCTAAGAAAAGTACCAGGTTACGCTGAGTCAGTTAGAgaaagatttgaaagatCATTGGATTTGTATTTGGCTCCTCGTGTTCGTAAAAATAAACTAAATATTGATCCAGAATCTTTGATTCCAGAATTACCATCACCAAAGGACTTGAGGCCATTCCCAATTCGTTGTTCTACCGTATACATTGGTCATAAAGGGAAAATTCGTACCATGTCTATCGATCCAAGTGGTCTTTGGTTGGCTACTGGTTCCGACGATGGTACTGTTAGAGTGTGGGAAATCCTAACAGGAAGAGAAGTCTATCAAGTAACAATCATTGACACAGAGGACAACCACGATGATCACATCGATGCTGTCGAATGGAATCCAGATGCATCAACCGGTATTCTAGCAGTCGCGGCTGGTGAGAATATCTTTTTAATCGTTCCACCAATCTTTGgctttgaaattgaaaacaatgGTAAATCAAAGATTGAATATGGTTTCGGTTTCGATACGTTCGGAAATGTTAAGAAGAGTAATCTAAATGTGAATAGcgatgacgaagatgaaggaGCTGAATCACAGGGAGTGAAGAAACAAGTTGCCCAATGGAACAAGCCTACAGAGAGACAAGCTACAAAGGACATCTGTATAGTAATAACTTGCCGTAAATCTGTGAAGAAGTTATCTTGGCACAGAAAGGGTGACTACTTTGTCACCGTTCAACCAGACTCAGGTAACACATCTGTTCTAATTCACCAATTGTCGAAGCACCTAACCCAATCTCCATTCAAAAAGTCCAAGGGTATTATTATGGATGCCAAATTCCATCCTTTCAAACCACAACTTTTCGTATGTTCTCAAAGATATGTTAGAATTTATGATCTATCACAACAAATCTTAATTAAAAAGCTACTACCTGGTGCCCGTTGGTTATCTACCATTGATATCCATCCTAGAGGTGACAATTTAATTGCGTCATCATTCGATAAAAGAGTATTGTGGCACGACCTTGACCTTGCAAGTACTCCATACAAGACTTTAAGATATCACGAAAAAGCCGTAAGAAGTGTAAGTTTCCACAAGAAGCTTCCATTATTCTGCTCAGCTGCAGATGATGGTAACATCCATGTCTTCCACGCCACAGTTTATGATGacttgatgaagaaccCGATGATTGTtcctttgaagaaattaacAGGTCATAAGTTAGTGAACAGTTTAGGTGTGCTAGACACCATCTGGCATCCTCGTGAAGCTTGGCTATTCTCGGCAGGTGCTGATAAGACTGCTCGTTTGTGGACCACTTAGTTggttatattttttttgagtaGCAAGCTACCCAGACAGCTGTAATAAACATTTGGTCGTACTGTACATTAATACTATATAATTTAAATCTAAGTTACTACTACTACGTTATTGCTGCATTTCTCTGAGCAGGTCCATTTCGTCATCCGATGCCGTTGCAATTCCATCTGCTGCCCTTTCcatttcttccatttcttcAGCTGTGGGTATTACGGTGGAGGAACTAGGCAATTGTGAGCTAGTATTATCTGTGCGTGTTTTCCGACGCGAAGAGTAGAGCacgtcatcatcgtcatcatcatcgtcacCGTGGTCAGTATGAGGTGCAGACTGAtttgtttgaagaaagttGTGGGAATCAACCTCCTCTGTCACAAAAAGGCCATTCTGTTGCGGCGGTTGCGAGGattgtggtggtggtggtgatgatgGCGAAGGCTCCCGCTGTCCTTGAAGGGTATCCCCGTCCACATCCTCATCTATCAACATACCCATATCTTTTCTTATTAGGTTTGTCCTGTACTCTCTAAGATCTCTGTCTGTCCTTCCAAGAGACCCACACAACGCGACAAAGTCCTTGAACTTAGCCTTGGGGTACAACTCGTGCGCCCATAGCTGATAGAACTGCAAAAACCCTGTTAAATTATCATACGgtgacttcttcttactAATCCGGCAGCTCTTCGGAGCGTGTTGCACAACATACGGTAGACCTTTTTTTGACAGTAGCTTTTCCGCAGTTAGCTTGACCCTTGGCTTCCTTGTCGTACCAGAAATCAAAGTAGGGTCTTGTTCAGTAGATGTAGGGTCTGCTCCATTAATCGTGGGATCCAATTCAAAATCCAATGTAACATGGCCATCTTCAGTGATGTTTCCTTGAAATTCCAATGGGTCGCTCATACCCCCGGTTAAAGACATCGCACCTGCAAATTACGCCTTCCAGTGACTGTCTAATCGCTCAACAAACTCCTCTCCCACTGTCTCACGTTCCTCGACTTTGTTGCGATGAGCATAGGTTTCGGGAATTTCAATGGATGTACATACCTGTGTGTACTTAACGCGATATTTAAATCACGTGTaaggaaaaaccaaaaaaaaccataaaaaccaaaacaatcCGAATGACGCGTCGTTTCGAGACTTAGTGTCCTCGAGACATTCAGGGGCTACCCCGACATGCAAAGTCAGAAAGTCGAAAACTAGAAAAACGAATCAAAACGAAGATCATTTaggagaaagaaagaaagaaaggaacggaaaggaaaaaaacaaaaaaaaaaacaaaaaaaagagcaagaaaGAGCAAGAAAGGCGCCAGTGCACGTGATCAGAGCCGATAGGCTTTTTGAGGCCAAAGCCGAAGCCACactttttatattttaatttcttttctaCGACAGCTTCGCGCGCAGAGAGTGGAGTGTACGAATGTGTGGAAAGTGTCAAAACTCGAGCTGCTGTGCAGTCGTTCTGCTTTAAGAACGGACATTGAGAGACGGACTTATCCCGAAGTACCTTACCACAATTTCACATTGTTTTATATTGTTTAAGTGTGTTCCGTATCAGAGGTTACCAATGGGCGGTTCACAGTTTGATAgtaaatatacatatatataagtatcGAACGGTCTCTTTATTAAAGGGAAGTGTTTCACTTGCGGTTGCAGAGTTTTCCTAGGTTCTCTTCCACACCGAAAGGCGGTTCGCAGACGAGCAGTTCGCAGACTACCTGATCACCAAACAATGTTCACTGATATTACAAGCAAAGCCAGAGAGACCCAGCAATTGACACCAGTAGTGGTGCAATGCTTTAAAAATACTGATACGAAACCAAGGTC
This genomic interval from Kluyveromyces marxianus DMKU3-1042 DNA, complete genome, chromosome 4 contains the following:
- the TY2B-LR1 gene encoding transposon Ty2-LR1 Gag-Pol polyprotein; this translates as MNLMTFRQELIHVFLVQINQKCFYLENVRDIMLDSGTTVALVPNKKLLYNIKDESNIKLLAAGQNEITVEGEGILKLKLNENISIEMKAMIVPSIKINIIPLASLYENNLYVDETCDNIKSLNGETITSIFKKDKLLWISGNHIQLPTEEHKVYQTTKSKKYKVTLRELHRRLGHTNVRCVRETVKRGGIEDLSMSDVNWEGIDEFQCESCMKGKASRHPHIKNSRDQYNEKYGPFEYIHTDIFGPIRLSEDSKSYRYMITFTDECTRYTWTIPLYLKTERQVRVAFLTIIKQTRTQYNKRIKVFHMDRGSEYTSEWIRQVLKSRGVKLIYTTVADSRGNGVAERLNRTLLDRCRTLLDETGLSKEFWYHAIEHVVYDLNHTYKEKLKCSPIEKAGIKPPKLKHIHAFGQLACYRINTNSKLDNRAKLGYLLHPSQESYGYIILDAETNKLVDTTDFRPFYKNGPEGITEKEFYEQVGKWLHKAQTKMSSNNQEENNEPEFTTESHNKRRKLTVHESEKNKSSTNDSDTVRHEENLDTQDVPSCGGGEIHSDPKDDSTKESDSDSTKLASAQDSQVSHNPNTESEQTTAEEFTAHKHPNDDFNPLQDAHKQLKRKITETVEDPEEGSEKRFRVNYVKAVTDHDTIPYSEDATLSYSQAITGNKNKLLRDQFTQAFNKEINQMRKMHVWDENKLIDISEVDRNKVINPMLVFSIKRDGTKKCRLVARGDQQDLSTYSKDRQQDTINNMALMTVLAVALDHNLIIKQLDISSAYLYADLKEEIYIRAPPHIKQKGKVLRLNKSLYGLKQSGANWQKTIKDYLKGKCELEEMRFWPCVFTKGKFLEIIVCLFVDDIVIAGNNINTINQFITDLQNRFDTRIVNDGSPNERDAVRYDILGIDVEYKKGVSMKFGMLESLTKKLPLLGVEFKKESRYNIVPGTPDRSLKQDLDIPCDKDYDAKVNWIQRAIGLCNYVAMKYRFDIAYYTNILAQHQLYPSDEVLYETERLLQYLWTTRGKRLVWKRNEKETSELIGLTDASHAKGLKYKSQAGYFCIWNGKKLFARSTRTSYVCESTAQSETYAASECLAISRSINYLLTTLTGKKPDQMLLTDNKALIDSVKGTKTIKPGARHNDLKLYAIKDKYQEGQLKVEHIPTDQNEADLLTKPLKIKQFKVLTDKWMK
- a CDS encoding L-methionine (R)-S-oxide reductase is translated as MAEGEKHHADYTSFQTSDKKEALEQLVLSYEALSEGQDNWVCNLANAASLIWHCYISLGINVNWAGFYVTQSQNKHELILGPFQGKVACQLIQFGKGVCGTAASTKDTQLVPDVEKFPGHIACDGETKSEIVVPIVKDNETVGVIDIDCLDYNGFTELDQEYLERLATLISKTCTF
- the ERB1 gene encoding ribosome biogenesis protein ERB1: MARKASSKVAVEPVKSTEKKRVLEENDASDSEDERIEVDGLIAEESSDEEASAAEESPEDGSDEEEEDSDAEFNKLLAEEEGSDEEEYNTSDFSEADDGHSITDRLSNVKITTIPESENGNVTVTKYSDGRPRIIKPEINPIYDSDDSDVETKNTIGNIPLSAYDEMPHIGYDINGKRIMRPAKGSALDDLLESIELPEGWTGLLDKESGASLNLTEEELELINKLQKNEQTDESVNPYEPLIDWFTRHESVMPVTAVPEPKRRFVPSKHEAKRVMKIVRAIREGRIIPPKKLKELRAKEEQENHNYDLWENSEESSDHIMNLRAPKLPPPTNEESYNPPEEYLLTPEEKEAWEKMEPSERERNFLPQKYGALRKVPGYAESVRERFERSLDLYLAPRVRKNKLNIDPESLIPELPSPKDLRPFPIRCSTVYIGHKGKIRTMSIDPSGLWLATGSDDGTVRVWEILTGREVYQVTIIDTEDNHDDHIDAVEWNPDASTGILAVAAGENIFLIVPPIFGFEIENNGKSKIEYGFGFDTFGNVKKSNLNVNSDDEDEGAESQGVKKQVAQWNKPTERQATKDICIVITCRKSVKKLSWHRKGDYFVTVQPDSGNTSVLIHQLSKHLTQSPFKKSKGIIMDAKFHPFKPQLFVCSQRYVRIYDLSQQILIKKLLPGARWLSTIDIHPRGDNLIASSFDKRVLWHDLDLASTPYKTLRYHEKAVRSVSFHKKLPLFCSAADDGNIHVFHATVYDDLMKNPMIVPLKKLTGHKLVNSLGVLDTIWHPREAWLFSAGADKTARLWTT
- the CSM3 gene encoding Csm3p; this encodes MSLTGGMSDPLEFQGNITEDGHVTLDFELDPTINGADPTSTEQDPTLISGTTRKPRVKLTAEKLLSKKGLPYVVQHAPKSCRISKKKSPYDNLTGFLQFYQLWAHELYPKAKFKDFVALCGSLGRTDRDLREYRTNLIRKDMGMLIDEDVDGDTLQGQREPSPSSPPPPQSSQPPQQNGLFVTEEVDSHNFLQTNQSAPHTDHGDDDDDDDDVLYSSRRKTRTDNTSSQLPSSSTVIPTAEEMEEMERAADGIATASDDEMDLLREMQQ